The DNA region TTTCTTTTACCAGTCGGACTCTTGCCCGCCCCGGAGGGCCAGATAGAAATGCTTGAAGATCTTAGATTACTCAAAGAACTCCAGGAGGTTGATTACTGGATCGGCGAACTCGAGCGCTCCCGCGAGTTTCTGCCCGACATGATGCGCCAATTGGAGACTGAGATCGAGCAGGTTGGTGTCGAGTTGAAGGCCAAGAAGGACCGTCTCGTCGCCGCCCAGATCGAACTCAAAGACGTCGAATTGCGCATCGGCGAGAACAAAGAGCACGTCGAGAAGTACCAGGAGCAGATGCTCACGATCAAGACGAACAAGGAATATGACGCGCTGGTGGTCCAGATTGACGGCGCCAAGGCGCAGATCGGTGCCGACGAGGAAAAGTCACTCGCGCTCATGACCGAGATCGAGGACTTGAAGAACCAGGTCGCCGCCCTCGAAGAGCGCTGCGTGAGCATCAAACGCGACAATTCCGTCCGCCTGCAGGAGCTGCAGATCCAGATGGATTCCGTGCAGGGCAAGGTGGACGAGAAAGAAGCCCAGCGCGACCATCTCAAGAACAAGGTCCCCAAGACGGTGATGGCGATCTACGAACGCGTCCGCAAGGGCAAGGGCGGCGATGTTGTTGTCCGGCTCCGGCGCGGCGCCTGCGGCGAGTGCTACAAATCACAGCCGCCGCAGAAGATCCAGTTGATCAAGAAGGGCGATTCGATCCAGACCTGCGCTTCTTGCGGCCGGATCCTGATTTGGGAAGGTGACGATTAGACCGATGGGCAGAATTCTCGAAACGACCGGCCTGACCTTCGATGACGTCCTTGTCGTCCCCGGCTACGCGGAGATCCACCCGCGCGAGGTGAGTGTCTCGACCCGGTTGTCACGCAGCATCCGCTTGAATATCCCGCTGGTGTCGGCAGCGATGGACACCGTGACCGAGTCGGAGCTGGCGATTTCGCTGGCGCGCGAAGGCGGGATCGGCATCATCCATAAGAATCTTTCGATTGCCCGCCAGGCGGAAGAGATCGATAAAGTCAAGCGCTCGGAAGCGGGGATGATCGTCAATCCGATCACCGTCGGTCCGAATCAGACGGTAGCAGATGCGATCACCTTGATGGAGCGTTATTCGATCTCCGGTATCCCGGTAGTTCAGGGAGGACGGCTGGTCGGGATCCTGACCAATCGTGACCTGCGTTTCCATCCGTCGCTGGACACGATGGTCAGCGCCGTGATGACGAAGAACAATCTGATCACGGTGCCGGAGGGCACGACGCCGGAGCAGGCGAAGGAAATCCTGCATGAGCACCGGATCGAAAAGCTGCCGATCGTTGATGAAAATATGAACTTGAAGGGGATGATCACCTTCAAGGACATCATGAAGAAGCTGCAATACCCGAATGCCTGCAAGGACGCCAGCGGCCGGTTGCGCGTCGGCGCCGCTCTCGGTGTCGGCAGTGATATCGTTCCGCGGGCGGCGGCGGTGATCGAGGCCGGCGTTGATATTCTCTGTTTGGACAGTTCGCACGGCCACAGCGCCAAGGTGATCGAGACGGCGCATATGCTCAAGAAGCTCTATCCGCAGGTGGAGTTGATCGCCGGAAACGTCGCCACCCGCGATGGGGCGCAGGCGTTGATCGATGCCGGCGCGGATGCGGTCAAGGTCGGTATCGGGCCGGGAGCGATTTGCACGACGCGAGTCATCAGCGGCGGCGGTGTGCCGCAGATCACGGCGATCATGGAGGCAGTGGAAGCGGCGGCGAAGCAGAATGTCCCGGTGATTGCCGATGGCGGGATTCGCTATTCCGGCGACATCGTCAAGGCGATCGCTGCCGGCGCCCATTCGATCATGGTCGGCTCGCTGTTAGCGGGCACTCACGAGTCTCCCGGCGAGACGATTCTGCTTGAAGGACGCAGCTTCAAAGTGTATCGTGGCATGGGGTCGATCGGCGCGATGAAAGACGGCGCCAAGGATCGCTACTTCCAGGAAGACCAGTCGGACATGGCCAAGCTGGTACCAGAGGGAATCGAGGGTCGAGTCCCCTACAAAGGAAAGTTGTCCGATCTCGTATTCCAGTTGGTGGGCGGGATTCGGTCAGGTATGGGGCTGGCGGGTGCGAAGAATATTGAAGACTTACGCACCAAGTCGACCTTCGTCAAGGTCACGACGGCCGGTTTGCGGGAGAGCCATCCGCATGATGTTACCATCATGAAGGAGGCGCCCAATTACCGGACTTTTGGTTAGACCTTGGGGCCAGACTCGCGGTGTCGGAACCTTTTGTTTTGTGAGTAGTTGCTGTTCATAGATTCAAGAGCAGGCTCAGCAGTCGCGTCCCGTCTTCGGGCGGGGCGAGGAAAGTCCGAGCGTCACTGAGCAGGATACCTCCTAACTGGAGGGCGGAGCAATCCGACGGAAAGTGCAACAGAAAGATACCGCCACGCGAGCAATCGCGGGGTAAGGGTGAAATGGTGGTGTAAGAGACCACCGGCGCCGGAGCGATCCGGTGGCCCGGCAAACCCTATCCGACGCAAGACCAAATAGGGGAGGAGAGAGGCTCAGACTCGATCGTACTCCCGGGTAGGTCGCTGGAGGTCCCGTGCAAACGGGATCGCAGAGGAATGACTGCCGCCCCGTTTCGGCGGGGACAACAGAACTCGGCTTATCGCCTGCTCTCGAATCTTAACCTGTAAGTTCGAGGAATCTTTTGCTCTTGAAAAACCGCGTGAAAATGCGCTGGGTCGTGGCGCCCGATCCGGACTTCCGATTGGTTGATGATTTGGCGCGCCGCGTCGACTTGCCGCCGCTGGTGGTCAAAATCCTCGTCAATCGCGGGATGACCGATCCGGACCGGATCATCAAATTCATCAACCCGCTGATGGAGAATCTCGTCGATCCGTTCCAGATACCCGGAATGGAGGCCGGCGTCGATCGCACCATACAGGCGCTGCAGGAAAACGAGACGATCATGATCTACGGCGATTATGACGTCGACGGGATCACTGCTTCGGCGCTGATGTTCCTGGTGCTCAACAAGCTTGGCGCCAACGTGCATTACTATCTGCCGAACCGTCTGGTCGAGGGCTACGGGCTTTCCGAAGAAGGGATCATCGAAGCCGAGCGCAAGGGCGCGTCGTTGATTATCTCGGTTGATACCGGCATCACCGCGATGCGCGAAGTTGAATACGCCAAGGAAAAATTCATCGACTGCGTGATCACCGACCACCATGAGCCTGGGGACGGCATCCCCAACGCTGCCGCGGTGGTCAACCCGAAAGTCGCCGGCGAACACTCGGTCGGCCGGGAATTGGCCGGTGTCGGCGTCGCCTACAAGTTTGCGCAGGGCATTTACAGCAAGCTGGGGCAGGATCAGAGCGAGTTGTTTGAACACCTCGATTTGGTCGCGCTCGGCACCTCGGCTGACGTGGTGCCGCTGGTTAACGAGAACCGCATTCTGACCTACTTCGGCATCAACCAGATCATGCGCTCTTCGAAGCCGGGACTCAAGTCGCTGGTGTTCGAGTGTGATCTGATGGGGAAAGAGATAACGACCAGCCAGATCGTCTTTATCATCGCGCCGCGCATCAATGCCGTCGGGCGCCTTGGCGGCGCCGAGAAGGCGATCAAGCTGCTGACCACCAAGGATACCCAGACCGCCTCCAGCATCGCCAAGTTCCTCGAGGTGGAAAACCGTCGGCGCAAGTCGATCGATGAAAACACGCTGGAAGAGGCGCTGGCGCAGATCGAAAAGACGATCGACCTGGAGAACGACAAGGCAATCGTGCTGCATTCCGAAGGTTGGCATCAGGGCGTGATCGGGATCGTGGCTTCGCGGCTGGTGGAGAAGTATTATCTGCCGACAGTGTTGATTGCGGTTGACAACAACGAGGGCAAGGGTTCCGGACGTTCGATTCCCGGTTTTCACTTGCACGATGCACTGCGCAGTTGCGAGGATCTGCTATTGCGATACGGCGGTCACAAGTATGCCGCGGGCATGTCGATCGCGCCGGACAAAATCAAGGAATTTCAGCAGCGCTTCAAGAAGGTCGCCTCCGAGCAGCTCAACCCCGACGATCTGGTGCGCAAGCTGCACATTGACGCCGAACTCGATCTCGACGACATCGATTTCGATCTGGTCGACAACCTCGAACGCTTCGCGCCATTCGGGCCGGAAAACATGAAGCCGGTGTTCATTACGCGCAACCTTGAAGTGGTCGGCGCGCCGCAAGTTGTCGGCCGCAACCACCTGCGCATGCGCGTCCGCCGCGGGAAGAAGGTCTTTGATGTAATCGGCTTCGGTTTCGGCGAGTACGCTGAACAGCTCTCGCTGCACGGAGTCGATTTTGACATGGCCTACGTGATCGAGAAGAATATTCACAACGGCGTGACCAAAATTCAACTGCGCGTCAAAGACATCCGCTGGGAATAACCGCATGGCGCTGCTCGACGACTTCCGTGCCGGCGACCGCCGCGCTCTCTCGCGGATCATCACGCACGTCGAGAACCGCCACGACGGTTACCGCCACCTGCTGGCGCAGTTATCTCGCCTGGAACGCAGAGCTTTTCGGATCGGCATCACCGGCCCGCCCGGAGCGGGGAAATCGACGTTGGTGGATGCGCTGGCGCTACGGCTGGCGAAACAGGGGCTGAGCATCGGCATCATCGCGGTCGATCCGTCGTCGCCGTTTACCGGCGGCGCGCTTCTGGGTGATCGGGTGCGCATGCAGCATCTGGCCGGGCAGGAAAAGATTTTCATCCGCAGCATGGCCTCGCGCGGCCAATCGGGCGGCATGGCGGCCGCGACCCGCGATGTCATCACGGTGCTCGATGCCTTTGGGATGGACATGGTTATTGTCGAGACGGTCGGCATCGGCCAGATCGAGCTGGATATTATTGAAGCCGCCGACACAGTGGTGGTGATCCTGGTGCCGGAGTCGGGCGACATGATCCAGACGATGAAAGCCGGTCTGATGGAGATCGCAGATATCTTCTGTGTCAACAAGATGGACCGCCCCGGTGGCGATCGATTGCTGAGCTATCTGAATAATATGATCCACGAACGCCTGGCGGCCGACGCGGTGGAATTTCCGGCGGTCGGCACAAACGCGGTCAGCGGCGAGGGTGTAGATAAGTTGGCGGAGGCGATTGCGCGCCATCGTGCGCATGTCACGGCGAACGGCGATTTCGAGCGGCGGCGCCGGCGCCAGCTTAAGACCGAGATCTTGTCGACCGTCCGCGATCGCATCGTCAAGGACCTCGATCAGATGATCGACCTCGACGGGCAATTCGAGAAGATCGCCGCGCGCCTGAACGCCGGCGAAACCGATCCGTACAGCGCGGCGGACCAGATTTACGAACACTATTTTCGCGGGAGACCTGTCAATGGCTGAAGTCAAAAAGGACAGCATGATGACCGATCAGCAGTATGCCGAGGCCTTGAATAAGGCATATCGCGAGTGGAAGGCCAAGGCTGATCGCGCCACCAATCACGCCAAGAAGTACGTGACGGTCTCGTCGGCGCCGCTGAACGCGCTGTACACGCCGCAGGACGTCGCCGGACTGGATTTCTTCCGCGATCTCAATTACCCCGGCGAATATCCCTACACGCGCGGCATTCACGCGTCGATGTACCGCGGCAGGCCGTGGACGATGCGCCAGTTTTCCGGCATGGGCACGCCGGAGCAGACCAACAAGCGTTATCATTATCTGCTCAGCCAGGGCCAGCACGGCCTGTCGGTGGCGTTTGATCTGCCGACGCTGATGGGATACGATTCCGACCATGAGCGCTCGCTCGGCGAGGTCGGCAAGTGCGGTGTCGCGGTCGATACGCTGCTCGACATGGAGAAGATTTTTGACGGGATCGACCTGTCGAAGATTTCGACGTCGATGACGATCAACGCGCCGGCGGCGGTGATCCTGGCGATGTACATCGTCGTCGGGGAAAAGCAGGGCGTGCCGATGGACAAGCTTTCCGGCACGCTGCAGAACGATATCCTCAAAGAATATATCGCGCAGAAGGAGTGGATCTATCCGCCCGAGCCGTCGGTGCAACTGGTGGTCGACACGATAGAGTTTGGTACCAAGCACATGCCGCTGTGGAATACGATCTCGATTTCGGGCTACCATATCCGCGAAGCGGGCGCGACGGCGGCGCAGGAACTCGCCTTCACGCTGGCGGACGGCTTCACCTACATCGAGAAGTCGGTAGAGCGCGGGCTTGACATTGACGATTTCGCGCCCCGGCTGTCGTACTTTTTCAATGCCCACATGGACTTCTTCGAAGAAATCGCCAAATACCGCGCGGCGCGGCGGATTTACGCCAGGCGGATGCGCGACAAATATCACGCCAAGAATCCGCGCTCCTGGATGCTGCGTTTCCACACGCAGACAGCCGGATGCTCACTGAATGCCCAGCAACCCGAACTGAATCTGATCCGCACCGCTTATGAGGCGATGTCGGCGGTGCTCGGCGGCACGCAGTCGCTGCATACGAACTCGATGGATGAGACGCTGGCACTGCCCTCCGACAAGGCGGCTTTGCTGGCGCTGCGCACCCAGCAGGTGCTGGCGCACGAGACTGGCGTGATCAACACGATCGACCCGCTGGCGGGGTCGTACTTCATCGAGGCTTTGACCAACCGGATGGAAGAGGAAGCCGAGGTTTACTTCCAGGAGATCGATCGGCGCGGCGGAGTGATGCCGGCAATTGAGGAGGGCTACCTGCAGCGCGAACTCGCCAAGTCGGCCTACGTCTATCAGCAGGAGATCGACGCCAAGGAGCGCATCATCGTCGGCGTCAACGATTACGTGCTGGAGAACGAGCAGATCGAGATTCCGATTCTCAAGATCGACGAATCGGTGGAGCGCACGCAGCGCGAGTCGATTGCCAAGGCCAAGTCGATCCGCAGCCAGGCGCGCGTCAACGAAACGCTTGAGCATCTGCGCCAGGCGTGCCGCGACAAGAAGAACAAGATGCCGTACCTGATCGAGTGCGTGCGCGCCTATTGCACGCTCGGCGAGATGTGCGATGCCATGAAGGACGTTTTTGGCGACTATGTCGAGCCGCCGATTATTTGAGCGCCGCGTGCAAGTGACAGCGGCTGTAGATCCGACTTCAGTCGGATGTTATGATTCGCAATGTGATGATACTTTGGGATAAAGCTTATGCCTGACAAAATCCGCATTCTCCTTGCCAAGGCCGGTCTGGACGGCCACGATCGCGGCATCAAGGTCATTGCCGCCGCCTTTCGCGATGCCGGCTTTGAAGTCATCTACACCGGCCTGCGCCAGACGCCGGAAGCGATCGCCGAGGCCGCGTTGCAGGAAGACGTCGACGCGGTCGGGGTTTCGATTCTCTCCGGCGCGCACATGACACTGTTTCCGCTGATCAAGAGGGCGATGGATGACCGCCGTTGCGGCGACATCATTCTCTTCGGCGGCGGGATCATGTCCGAGGAAGAGATCGCCGATCTGCAGGGCCGCGGCATCGACCGCCTGTTCGGCCCCGGAACGTCGACGAATGATATCGTGGCCTACATCAAGGAGGCTGTAGCGAAGAAGCGGAAGGCGGAAAAAATAATGTAGGTCCGAAGCCCTGTGCTTCGGACTTTTGCTCTGCATACGAGTGTTCGGAGGCATGAATGAAAATACTCGTGGTGCTGTTCATAGTTCATGCTATCCAGATCGCTTATGGAGCTGCCGACACGGTGAGGACAATCCTACGGCAGCCAAACTCACTTAAAGCGGCAGTTGTCGGCTTTCCTCATGTCCGTCTGGCGCCAGTCACCTACACAGATAGCATCAAGTCCGTCAATTCTCGAGTACCATGGTTTACCGGTTTCAGCTTTGACCTTTCGGATTCGGGCCTCGTCCGGATCACTGTTTGCGATACTCTGGGCACTCCATTGGACACACTGGTTGATCGAGACTTGTCAATGGGCTCCTATTATTTGGATTTGGGCGAGAACGTGTATCCGGGGCTTCCCAGCGGAATCTACATCTTTTCCCTGACCTTATCGGGCAATGAAGTCTGGCGAAAAAAAGTCGTGTGGATGAAGTAGTCAGTTGCGAAGCTGGATTCTCGCTTTCGCGGGAGTAACGGAGTTGTTGTGCTGATTCGGCCGACAACAGCAAGCTGTGGGCGAGCCAACAAATAGGAAGCCGTCAGGAATGGATTCCTGACGGCGCTGTTGTATAATGGGTTCCTGACGGTGCTGTTGTATAATGGATTCGTGACGGTGCTGTTGTATATCTTCATGCAGGTGCTGTCACCTGTCGGCAGGCGGCAAACTCCGCCCAAGTAATCCTTGATTTTCGTGCCGCTGAGCGGTTAATTGCAGGCTTTGATGGAATCATAGGCTCAGGGAGATAATATGACTTACAACGTACATGAATCACAGCAAGCGGTGCGCGACCTGCTCAAGGAAATCGGCCCGACCATCGAAAAGATGGGACGCGAATGGGATCGCAAACCGGACGGCTTCGCGCACGACATCTACCAGTTCATCGCCGGCAAGGGACTTTGCGGCTTCAACATGCCGAAGGAATACGGCGGTGGCGGCAAGAGCGGCCTCGAATACGCCACGATGATGGAGGAAATCTCGTACTGGGATGCCCCGTCCTCGCTGCTGGCGGCGGTCGGCCAGCTTGCGGCTGATCCGATTATCAAGCAGGGCACGGAAGAACAAAAGAAGAAGCATATCCCTGACGCCGCCAAGGGCAAGTCGATCCCAGCCTTTGCGCTGACCGAACCGAATGCCGGTTCGGATGCCGCCAATCAGTCCACCACGGCCACGATCGACGGTGACCACTTTGTCATCAACGGCGAGAAGATCTTCATCATGCACGGCGACGTGTGCACGGTCGCGGTGGTGTTCTGCAAGATCGTCGGCGACGGCGAGCGCGACAAGGTCTCGGCAATCATTGTCCCCGGTGATGCGCCCGGATTCCGCAAGGAGATGCTCAAGAACAAGATGGGGATGAAGTACGCCACCACCGGACGGCTGTGGTTTGACAACGTCAAAGTGCCGCGCGCAAACCTGCTCGGCGAAATGGGCAAGGGTTTCCGCTACGCGATGCAGACCCTCGACGGCGCGCGGATCGGGATTGCCGCGCAATCGACCGGCATTGCCCAACGGGCGCTGGATGAAGCGGTCAAATACGCCAAGCAGCGGGTGGCCTTCGGCGCGCCGATTGCCAAGCTGCAGGCGATCCAGTGGATGATCGCCGATATGGGCACCAAGGTCGAGGCGGCGCGGCTGCTTACCTACAAAGCGGCGCAGTTGCAGGACAGAGGCGAGAAATTCAGCCTCGAGGCTGCCCAAGCCAAATTGTTCGGCTCGGAGGCGGCCAATTTCTGCGTCGATCGCACGATGCAGATCCACGGCGGCTACGGCTACATCGGCGAGTTCTCGGTTATCGAGAAGCTCTACCGCGATCAGCGCGTCTGCGAAATCTACGAGGGGACGT from Candidatus Zixiibacteriota bacterium includes:
- the guaB gene encoding IMP dehydrogenase, giving the protein MGRILETTGLTFDDVLVVPGYAEIHPREVSVSTRLSRSIRLNIPLVSAAMDTVTESELAISLAREGGIGIIHKNLSIARQAEEIDKVKRSEAGMIVNPITVGPNQTVADAITLMERYSISGIPVVQGGRLVGILTNRDLRFHPSLDTMVSAVMTKNNLITVPEGTTPEQAKEILHEHRIEKLPIVDENMNLKGMITFKDIMKKLQYPNACKDASGRLRVGAALGVGSDIVPRAAAVIEAGVDILCLDSSHGHSAKVIETAHMLKKLYPQVELIAGNVATRDGAQALIDAGADAVKVGIGPGAICTTRVISGGGVPQITAIMEAVEAAAKQNVPVIADGGIRYSGDIVKAIAAGAHSIMVGSLLAGTHESPGETILLEGRSFKVYRGMGSIGAMKDGAKDRYFQEDQSDMAKLVPEGIEGRVPYKGKLSDLVFQLVGGIRSGMGLAGAKNIEDLRTKSTFVKVTTAGLRESHPHDVTIMKEAPNYRTFG
- the recJ gene encoding single-stranded-DNA-specific exonuclease RecJ; protein product: MKMRWVVAPDPDFRLVDDLARRVDLPPLVVKILVNRGMTDPDRIIKFINPLMENLVDPFQIPGMEAGVDRTIQALQENETIMIYGDYDVDGITASALMFLVLNKLGANVHYYLPNRLVEGYGLSEEGIIEAERKGASLIISVDTGITAMREVEYAKEKFIDCVITDHHEPGDGIPNAAAVVNPKVAGEHSVGRELAGVGVAYKFAQGIYSKLGQDQSELFEHLDLVALGTSADVVPLVNENRILTYFGINQIMRSSKPGLKSLVFECDLMGKEITTSQIVFIIAPRINAVGRLGGAEKAIKLLTTKDTQTASSIAKFLEVENRRRKSIDENTLEEALAQIEKTIDLENDKAIVLHSEGWHQGVIGIVASRLVEKYYLPTVLIAVDNNEGKGSGRSIPGFHLHDALRSCEDLLLRYGGHKYAAGMSIAPDKIKEFQQRFKKVASEQLNPDDLVRKLHIDAELDLDDIDFDLVDNLERFAPFGPENMKPVFITRNLEVVGAPQVVGRNHLRMRVRRGKKVFDVIGFGFGEYAEQLSLHGVDFDMAYVIEKNIHNGVTKIQLRVKDIRWE
- the meaB gene encoding methylmalonyl Co-A mutase-associated GTPase MeaB, which encodes MALLDDFRAGDRRALSRIITHVENRHDGYRHLLAQLSRLERRAFRIGITGPPGAGKSTLVDALALRLAKQGLSIGIIAVDPSSPFTGGALLGDRVRMQHLAGQEKIFIRSMASRGQSGGMAAATRDVITVLDAFGMDMVIVETVGIGQIELDIIEAADTVVVILVPESGDMIQTMKAGLMEIADIFCVNKMDRPGGDRLLSYLNNMIHERLAADAVEFPAVGTNAVSGEGVDKLAEAIARHRAHVTANGDFERRRRRQLKTEILSTVRDRIVKDLDQMIDLDGQFEKIAARLNAGETDPYSAADQIYEHYFRGRPVNG
- a CDS encoding methylmalonyl-CoA mutase family protein, translated to MTDQQYAEALNKAYREWKAKADRATNHAKKYVTVSSAPLNALYTPQDVAGLDFFRDLNYPGEYPYTRGIHASMYRGRPWTMRQFSGMGTPEQTNKRYHYLLSQGQHGLSVAFDLPTLMGYDSDHERSLGEVGKCGVAVDTLLDMEKIFDGIDLSKISTSMTINAPAAVILAMYIVVGEKQGVPMDKLSGTLQNDILKEYIAQKEWIYPPEPSVQLVVDTIEFGTKHMPLWNTISISGYHIREAGATAAQELAFTLADGFTYIEKSVERGLDIDDFAPRLSYFFNAHMDFFEEIAKYRAARRIYARRMRDKYHAKNPRSWMLRFHTQTAGCSLNAQQPELNLIRTAYEAMSAVLGGTQSLHTNSMDETLALPSDKAALLALRTQQVLAHETGVINTIDPLAGSYFIEALTNRMEEEAEVYFQEIDRRGGVMPAIEEGYLQRELAKSAYVYQQEIDAKERIIVGVNDYVLENEQIEIPILKIDESVERTQRESIAKAKSIRSQARVNETLEHLRQACRDKKNKMPYLIECVRAYCTLGEMCDAMKDVFGDYVEPPII
- a CDS encoding cobalamin B12-binding domain-containing protein is translated as MPDKIRILLAKAGLDGHDRGIKVIAAAFRDAGFEVIYTGLRQTPEAIAEAALQEDVDAVGVSILSGAHMTLFPLIKRAMDDRRCGDIILFGGGIMSEEEIADLQGRGIDRLFGPGTSTNDIVAYIKEAVAKKRKAEKIM
- a CDS encoding acyl-CoA dehydrogenase family protein encodes the protein MTYNVHESQQAVRDLLKEIGPTIEKMGREWDRKPDGFAHDIYQFIAGKGLCGFNMPKEYGGGGKSGLEYATMMEEISYWDAPSSLLAAVGQLAADPIIKQGTEEQKKKHIPDAAKGKSIPAFALTEPNAGSDAANQSTTATIDGDHFVINGEKIFIMHGDVCTVAVVFCKIVGDGERDKVSAIIVPGDAPGFRKEMLKNKMGMKYATTGRLWFDNVKVPRANLLGEMGKGFRYAMQTLDGARIGIAAQSTGIAQRALDEAVKYAKQRVAFGAPIAKLQAIQWMIADMGTKVEAARLLTYKAAQLQDRGEKFSLEAAQAKLFGSEAANFCVDRTMQIHGGYGYIGEFSVIEKLYRDQRVCEIYEGTSEVQRLVIAGNLLRG